A single Zootoca vivipara chromosome 1, rZooViv1.1, whole genome shotgun sequence DNA region contains:
- the HARBI1 gene encoding putative nuclease HARBI1 translates to MAVPIAILDCDLLLYGRGHRTLDRFKLEDVTDEYLVSMYGFPRHFIYYLVDLLGASLSRPTQRSRAISPETQILAALGFYTSGSFQTRMGDAIGISQASMSRCVANVTEALVERASQFIHFPDDEVSVQHLKDDFYRLAGMPGVLGLVDCNHVAIKAPSAEDLSYVNRKGLHSLNCLMVCDARGMLLSAETHWPGSLQDCAVLQQSALRNQFEAGMHKDGWLLGDSSFFLRTWLMTPLHIPETPAECRYNMAHSATHNVIERTLRTIRSHFRCLDGSKGTLQYSPEKASHIILACCVLHNISLEHGLDVWSSQSMGQMEQPEEEYEHMESLDSEADRVRQELLLTHFS, encoded by the exons ATGGCTGTTCCCATAGCCATTCTTGATTGTGATCTCTTGCTATATGGTCGTGGGCATCGAACACTTGATCGTTTCAAACTGGAGGATGTCACTGATGAATATCTGGTGTCTATGTATGGCTTCCCACGTCACTTCATTTACTATCTGGTGGATCTTCTGGGTGCCAGCCTTTCTCGTCCTACACAACGATCAAGGGCCATTAGCCCAGAGACCCAAATTCTTGCTGCATTAGGTTTTTACACTTCTGGTTCCTTCCAGACTCGCATGGGAGATGCCATTGGCATCAGCCAGGCCTCTATGAGCCGTTGTGTTGCCAATGTTACTGAGGCCCTGGTGGAGAGGGCATCTCAGTTCATTCATTTCCCAGATGATGAAGTGTCGGTGCAGCATCTGAAAGATGACTTTTACAGGCTGGCAGGTATGCCAGGGGTACTAGGACTGGTTGATTGCAACCATGTAGCAATAAAGGCACCCAGTGCTGAGGACTTATCATATGTGAATAGAAAGGGCCTTCATTCTTTAAACTGCCTGATGGTTTGTGATGCCAGAGGAATGCTACTGAGTGCGGAAACACACTGGCCAGGCAGTTTGCAggactgtgctgtgctgcagcagtCAGCCCTCAGGAACCAGTTTGAAGCCGGCATGCACAAAGATGGCTGGCTACTTG GTGATAGTTCATTCTTTCTTCGCACTTGGCTAATGACCCCTCTGCATATTCCTGAAACACCTGCAGAGTGCCGGTATAACATGGCACATTCAGCCACTCACAATGTCATTGAACGTACACTCAGGACAATTCGGTCCCACTTCCGTTGTCTGGATGGGTCAAAGGGCACATTGCAGTATTCTCCTGAGAAGGCCAGCCACATCATTCTGGCTTGCTGCGTGCTTCATAACATTTCTCTAGAGCATGGACTGGATGTGTGGTCTTCCCAATCGATGGGACAGATGGAACAGCCAGAGGAAGAATATGAACATATGGAATCACTTGACTCTGAAGCTGATCGAGTTCGTCAGGAATTATTACTCACTCATTTTAGCTAA